In the genome of Mytilus edulis chromosome 3, xbMytEdul2.2, whole genome shotgun sequence, one region contains:
- the LOC139517401 gene encoding 3'(2'),5'-bisphosphate nucleotidase 1-like isoform X2: MAAKAALLMRVVSASVAVSNRACQIIRDVLKKGELGIVEKGKNDFQTEADRTAQRCIIASLHKQFPKVSIFGEEALDPSEKISEDLFELGFSDEVLAHDCPEYLKDIKDEEIVIWVDPVDGTAEYTQGLLDHVTCLIGISARGHSVAGIINQPFYNYKAGPDAELGRCIWGIIGLGSFGFTRDVLPKDEFIVTTSRSHSDRLVTETVEACEPTSVVRVGGAGHKVLLLIEGKVHAYVFASKGCKKWDTCAPESVLAAVGGRLTDMHGIKMSYGAGVQRKNTGGILATVSDHDYIVNKVPEHVKEVFDKSVEAQDWPEFELARIQHMNNKDVDQGVKRKKTDTPDSDSSRSTKSDLLADETLDTKL, encoded by the exons ATGGCTGCCAAGGCTGCACTTCTTATGAGAGTTGTTTCTGCCTCAGTAGCAGTTTCAAACAGAGCTTGTCAAATCATTAGAGACGTGCTCAAGAAAGGAGAATTGGGGATTGTCGAAAAG ggtaaaaatgattttcaaacagAAGCAGACAGAACTGCACAGAGATGTATCATAGCATCACTACACAAACAGTTTCCCAAAGTCTCTATATTTGGAGAAGAG GCATTAGATCCATCAGAAAAAATTTCAGAAGACTTGTTTGAATTGGGATTTTCAGATGAAGTTCTTGCTCATGACTGTCCTGAATATCTTAaagatataaaagatgaagaa ataGTTATATGGGTAGATCCTGTTGATGGAACAGCAGAGTATACACAGG GCTTATTAGATCATGTGACCTGTTTGATTGGTATATCAGCTAGAGGTCATTCAGTAGCAGGCATCATTAATCAgccattttataattataaagcTGGGCCAGACGCAGAATTAGGCAGATGTATTTGGGGAATCATTGGTCTAG GGTCATTTGGATTCACTAGAGATGTGTTACCGAAAGATGAATTCATTGTTACAACATCTAGATCTCATTCTGACCGACTTGTAACAGAAACTGTAGAGGCTTGTGAGCCTACAAGTGTGGTGAGGGTAGGAGGAGCTGGTCACAAA GTACTATTGCTGATAGAAGGGAAAGTCCATGCATATGTTTTTGCCAGTAAAGGATGCAAGAAATGGGACACTTGTGCCCCAGAGTCTGTTTTGGCAGCAGTTGGTGGACGTTTAACTGATATGCATGGTATAAAAATGTCATACGGTGCAGGAGTTCAACGCAAAAATACGGGAGGAATTCTTGCTACAGTTTCAGATCATGACTATATTGTCAACAAAGTTCCAGAACATGTGAAAGAAGTTTTTGATAAAAGCGTTGAGGCCCAAGATTGGCCTGAGTTCGAATTAGCCAGAATACAGCACATGAATAATAAAGATGTTGACCAAGgtgtcaaaagaaaaaaaacagatacACCAGATTCTGATTCTAGCAGATCTACAAAAAGTGACTTGTTAGCTGATGAAACTCTTGATACCAAGCTTTAG
- the LOC139517401 gene encoding 3'(2'),5'-bisphosphate nucleotidase 1-like isoform X1 — MAAKAALLMRVVSASVAVSNRACQIIRDVLKKGELGIVEKGKNDFQTEADRTAQRCIIASLHKQFPKVSIFGEEDDCNMNNLGLTSRLSPFGPCPNKLHTDLSPMALDPSEKISEDLFELGFSDEVLAHDCPEYLKDIKDEEIVIWVDPVDGTAEYTQGLLDHVTCLIGISARGHSVAGIINQPFYNYKAGPDAELGRCIWGIIGLGSFGFTRDVLPKDEFIVTTSRSHSDRLVTETVEACEPTSVVRVGGAGHKVLLLIEGKVHAYVFASKGCKKWDTCAPESVLAAVGGRLTDMHGIKMSYGAGVQRKNTGGILATVSDHDYIVNKVPEHVKEVFDKSVEAQDWPEFELARIQHMNNKDVDQGVKRKKTDTPDSDSSRSTKSDLLADETLDTKL; from the exons ATGGCTGCCAAGGCTGCACTTCTTATGAGAGTTGTTTCTGCCTCAGTAGCAGTTTCAAACAGAGCTTGTCAAATCATTAGAGACGTGCTCAAGAAAGGAGAATTGGGGATTGTCGAAAAG ggtaaaaatgattttcaaacagAAGCAGACAGAACTGCACAGAGATGTATCATAGCATCACTACACAAACAGTTTCCCAAAGTCTCTATATTTGGAGAAGAG GATGACTGTAACATGAACAATCTTGGTTTGACAAGTAGATTGTCTCCCTTTGGTCCATGTCCAAACAAACTACATACAGATTTATCTCCCATG GCATTAGATCCATCAGAAAAAATTTCAGAAGACTTGTTTGAATTGGGATTTTCAGATGAAGTTCTTGCTCATGACTGTCCTGAATATCTTAaagatataaaagatgaagaa ataGTTATATGGGTAGATCCTGTTGATGGAACAGCAGAGTATACACAGG GCTTATTAGATCATGTGACCTGTTTGATTGGTATATCAGCTAGAGGTCATTCAGTAGCAGGCATCATTAATCAgccattttataattataaagcTGGGCCAGACGCAGAATTAGGCAGATGTATTTGGGGAATCATTGGTCTAG GGTCATTTGGATTCACTAGAGATGTGTTACCGAAAGATGAATTCATTGTTACAACATCTAGATCTCATTCTGACCGACTTGTAACAGAAACTGTAGAGGCTTGTGAGCCTACAAGTGTGGTGAGGGTAGGAGGAGCTGGTCACAAA GTACTATTGCTGATAGAAGGGAAAGTCCATGCATATGTTTTTGCCAGTAAAGGATGCAAGAAATGGGACACTTGTGCCCCAGAGTCTGTTTTGGCAGCAGTTGGTGGACGTTTAACTGATATGCATGGTATAAAAATGTCATACGGTGCAGGAGTTCAACGCAAAAATACGGGAGGAATTCTTGCTACAGTTTCAGATCATGACTATATTGTCAACAAAGTTCCAGAACATGTGAAAGAAGTTTTTGATAAAAGCGTTGAGGCCCAAGATTGGCCTGAGTTCGAATTAGCCAGAATACAGCACATGAATAATAAAGATGTTGACCAAGgtgtcaaaagaaaaaaaacagatacACCAGATTCTGATTCTAGCAGATCTACAAAAAGTGACTTGTTAGCTGATGAAACTCTTGATACCAAGCTTTAG